A single genomic interval of Helianthus annuus cultivar XRQ/B chromosome 6, HanXRQr2.0-SUNRISE, whole genome shotgun sequence harbors:
- the LOC110865157 gene encoding protein LAZY 1 produces the protein MKLLDWMHRKFRNGEPLKEFTTGNPCNCLMGQPSLDDFDYYPKSNYYTKQSNKSRENQLRRSFACLEAVSADDEHMEEESSEALSELFHGFLAIGTLGMDPVTSDPATPTFSTSVEYIMEKETEATENELQFFNDELEKVLIAEGKEDDSSGRNSYVSNGRSSHGSTITLSGKPLEASESEYGSVACPLQGYLFGSTVGLPETTSGKKEHRTSLGELFQKTKLAEENNGNKCNRVEKMKEKDKETEKSAVHLMKKILKGKKASGGTIDTASADKKLNKILHIFHRKVHPENTPKSQNRSRFAMSCTSVNDDGYKKRNQMHSGEDIPMFPQDISKKTANNTKGNMTCGASDSNGNRECWIKSDADYLVLEL, from the exons ATGAAG CTGCTAGATTGGATGCACCGCAAGTTTCGAAATGGAGAGCCATTGAAAGAATTTACTACAG GGAACCCATGCAATTGTTTAATGGGCCAACCATCACTTGATGACTTTGACTACTATCCAAAGTCAAACTATTACACCAAACAGTCCAACAAATCAAGAGAAAACCAGCTTCGAAGATCGTTCGCGTGTCTAGAAGCCGTGAGTGCAGATGACGAACATATGGAGGAAGAATCCTCGGAAGCACTTTCTGAACTTTTTCATGGATTTCTAGCGATAGGGACGCTTGGAATGGATCCGGTCACTAGTGATCCAGCAACACCTACCTTTTCCACATCAGTTGAATACATAATGGAAAAGGAAACCGAAGCAACCGAAAATGAGCTGCAGTTCTTCAACGATGAGCTGGAAAAGGTGTTAATCGCTGAAGGGAAAGAAGACGATTCATCTGGGCGAAACAGTTACGTTAGTAATGGAAGAAGCAGCCACGGCAGTACGATTACGCTTAGTGGGAAGCCTCTAGAAGCTTCTGAAAGCGAGTATGGGTCGGTTGCGTGCCCGCTTCAGGGTTATCTGTTTGGTTCAACTGTTGGGCTGCCTGAAACAACTAGTGGAAAGAAGGAACATAGGACATCACTTGGGGAGTTGTTTCAGAAAACTAAATTGGCTGAAGAAAATAATGGGAATAAATGCAACAGGGTTGAGAAAATGAAGGAGAAAGATAAAGAAACTGAAAAGTCTGCTGTCCACCTAATGAAAAAGATACTTAAAGGAAAAAAGGCCTCTGGAGGAACCATTGATACTGCTTCAGCTGATAAGAAACTGAATAAG ATCCTACATATATTCCATAGAAAAGTCCATCCAGAAAACACACCAAAATCTCAAAACCGTTCCAGGTTTGCGATGAGCTGCACCTCCGTGAACGACGATGGGTATAAAAAAAGAAACCAAATGCATTCTGGGGAAGACATCCCTATGTTTCCTCAGGATATTTCTAAAAAGACTGCAAACAACACAAAAGGCAACATGACATGTGGTGCCAGTGATTCAAATGGGAATAGAGAATGCTGGATCAAATCTGATGCAGACT ACTTGGTGTTGGAACTATAG